Part of the Verrucomicrobiia bacterium genome is shown below.
TACACCGCGGAGAGCGCAGCTTAGATACTAAAGCCGCATCGCTATGGACAACCTCCCTCCCTTTATTCCTGGTATCGAATTGAACCGCATGTTCTACCAGCAGGTTGTTCGCCCGCTTTTAGACAAACATGCGCCTGGCCTTATTTATTCCGTAGGGGTTGTTGGTGAAGGCTCTGACGTCATCCGCTTCGACAATCCTGAATCGATGGACCACAACTGGGGGCCACACCTTCGCATCTTTTTGAGTGAAGAAGACTTTGAGAAGAAGAGCAAGGAGCTGGATAAGATGTTCCGTAACGAGCTTCCCGTGGAATTTATGGGATTCCCCACCAACTTTACCCCGGAAAGCGACGGGTATTTGGTCCAACAAATGCAGCACATTGAAAAGGGACCAGTAAACCACTTAATCCAATTTTATACTGCCAAGACTTTCTTCCAGCACTACCTTGGCATTGATCCCAAGAAGCGTCTTACCCATGTAGATTGGTTGACCTTCCCCCAGCAGGCACTCATAGAGGTATCGGCCGGAGAGCTCTACCACGATGGTCTGAAGCTGCAAAAGTTGCGGGACAGGTTTTCTTATTATCCCGACGACGTTTGGCGATACAT
Proteins encoded:
- a CDS encoding DUF4037 domain-containing protein; translation: MDNLPPFIPGIELNRMFYQQVVRPLLDKHAPGLIYSVGVVGEGSDVIRFDNPESMDHNWGPHLRIFLSEEDFEKKSKELDKMFRNELPVEFMGFPTNFTPESDGYLVQQMQHIEKGPVNHLIQFYTAKTFFQHYLGIDPKKRLTHVDWLTFPQQALIEVSAGELYHDGLKLQKLRDRFSYYPDDVWRYMYTIQWGRLANLETFPGRTGSVGDELGSQIVTNRIVHCLIQMCFLMEKQYMPYPKWFGSTFSRLRPANELTHIFLNTVHATNWQEREEHLGYAYEIILRRHNELKLMKPWNTEMKEFEGRRYKVIYANKIYDQLHEKLPPKFKGLRWPMGA